Genomic DNA from Desulfonema ishimotonii:
TCTACTCAAAGGCATAGCATTCAATAATATCAACATGTTAGCATTTTTTGTCCTGTACAGTGCAATGCATTATAAATTCCCGTTTTTCGTAAAAACAACATTCTTTCGGACTTTCCGCGGGGTCATCAAATTTGAAATCAGACCTGAAACACGCCAAAACGGGGCTTGAAGCCATCTACCAGAGCTATAACCGCCGGGCGTATGTCCACCCGGACCCGCTGGAATTTCTCTATGAATACAGGGATGCCCGCGACCGGGAAATCGTGGGGCTTGTGGCCTCCGCCCTGGCCTATGGCCGCGTTGCCCAGATCCTGAAAAGCGTCCGAACCGTGCTGAACCGCATGACACCGGCCCCGGCCACATTTCTGAAGACCGCATCCCTGCCGGGGCTTCGGAATCACTTCGCGGGCTTTAAGCACCGGTTTGCAACGGGCGAACACCTCGCCCTCATGCTCATGGGGGCAAAGGGGATTATTGAACGTCACGGCTCGCTCCGGGCGGGATTCATGTCCGGCGTGAAAAAAAGTGATGAAAGCGTCCTGCCGGCCATGACGCTTTTCTGCAACCGGCTCGTCAGCGCGGGTG
This window encodes:
- a CDS encoding TIGR02757 family protein encodes the protein MKSDLKHAKTGLEAIYQSYNRRAYVHPDPLEFLYEYRDARDREIVGLVASALAYGRVAQILKSVRTVLNRMTPAPATFLKTASLPGLRNHFAGFKHRFATGEHLALMLMGAKGIIERHGSLRAGFMSGVKKSDESVLPAMTLFCNRLVSAGDPGHLVPLPERGSACKRMNLFLRWMVRKDAVDPGGWDGIPASKLLIPLDVHMHRICTNLGLTKRKQADMRAVIEITAAFARIMPSDPVRYDFALTRFGIRAEMSPEEIPDYLFSSTDRLPD